One Longimicrobiales bacterium DNA segment encodes these proteins:
- the rimM gene encoding ribosome maturation factor RimM (Essential for efficient processing of 16S rRNA) yields the protein MGRQDPKFLVVGHVNRPHGTKGELFIGPLTDHPEGIFVPGVVFRLGGKDDEQPDPDLPPLRIETVRPFQNGHLIVFAGVDDRNEADRLRNRYLFVPAEDVAPLAAGEVFFHDLIGMKVETVAGQKLGEVAEIFELSPAHMLEVRGEKKEYMIPFTKEVVVEVDADASRLVVDPPDGLLDL from the coding sequence ATGGGTCGCCAAGACCCGAAGTTTCTCGTCGTGGGGCATGTAAATAGGCCGCACGGAACAAAGGGTGAGCTTTTTATTGGGCCGCTGACGGACCACCCCGAGGGCATCTTTGTCCCCGGGGTGGTTTTTCGTCTGGGTGGTAAGGACGACGAGCAGCCGGATCCCGATCTGCCGCCGCTGCGTATCGAGACGGTGCGGCCGTTTCAGAACGGACATCTCATCGTGTTCGCAGGAGTAGATGACCGGAATGAGGCCGATCGACTTCGTAATCGATACCTCTTCGTTCCCGCTGAGGACGTCGCTCCGCTCGCCGCGGGCGAAGTGTTCTTCCACGATCTAATTGGTATGAAGGTCGAGACCGTTGCGGGTCAGAAACTCGGTGAAGTCGCGGAGATCTTTGAGCTCAGCCCAGCGCACATGCTTGAGGTCCGCGGGGAGAAGAAGGAGTACATGATCCCCTTCACAAAAGAGGTCGTTGTTGAAGTGGACGCTGATGCCTCACGGCTCGTCGTCGACCCGCCCGACGGACTCTTGGATCTCTGA
- the trmD gene encoding tRNA (guanosine(37)-N1)-methyltransferase TrmD: MRINIVSIFPSFFEGPLGLSIPKRASEAGLVEYNLIDLRDYTHDKHRTVDALPYGGGAGMVMKPEPFFEAMDDVAPVGPVVLLSARGRPFTHDDAVRLSVQPDLTLLCGHYKDVDQRVADHLATEEISIGDYVLSGGEVGALVITDAVVRLLPGAIGDHEAASTDSFYDAGQVSAPSYTRPAEYRGHEVPEVLLSGDHAKIDEWKKEQAERITVERRPELSRD; the protein is encoded by the coding sequence GTGCGCATCAACATCGTCTCGATCTTCCCGAGTTTCTTCGAAGGCCCTCTTGGACTGTCCATTCCGAAGCGGGCCTCTGAGGCGGGCTTGGTCGAGTACAACCTCATCGACTTACGCGACTACACCCACGACAAGCACCGGACCGTGGATGCTCTCCCATACGGGGGAGGGGCGGGGATGGTGATGAAGCCCGAACCGTTCTTTGAGGCGATGGATGACGTCGCGCCTGTGGGCCCGGTCGTGCTACTGTCCGCTCGGGGCCGTCCGTTCACGCATGATGACGCGGTACGATTGAGCGTGCAGCCCGATCTAACCCTTCTGTGTGGTCACTATAAAGACGTGGACCAACGCGTGGCCGACCATCTGGCGACCGAAGAGATCTCCATCGGTGACTATGTACTGTCCGGGGGAGAGGTCGGGGCGTTGGTCATCACGGACGCGGTCGTGCGACTCTTGCCCGGAGCGATCGGAGACCACGAGGCTGCATCAACCGATTCGTTCTACGATGCAGGACAGGTCAGCGCTCCGTCCTACACTCGACCGGCGGAGTACCGAGGGCACGAAGTGCCAGAAGTACTACTCTCGGGTGATCACGCGAAGATCGATGAGTGGAAGAAGGAGCAGGCCGAACGGATCACGGTGGAACGGAGACCGGAGTTGAGCAGAGACTAG